In Triticum aestivum cultivar Chinese Spring chromosome 5B, IWGSC CS RefSeq v2.1, whole genome shotgun sequence, the following proteins share a genomic window:
- the LOC123112872 gene encoding peptidyl-prolyl cis-trans isomerase CYP21-1 produces MLRKAAVGFLACLVLYLAFSSYLRSQRAAYVQLPAVTHRVYLDVEIDGQNIGRIVIGLYGEVVPKTVENFRALCTGEKGDGPKGKPLHYKGTPFHRIIPGFMIQGGDIVRGDGKASESIYGGTFPDENFSVKHTHPGVVAMANSGTDSNGSQFYITTIKTGWLDGEHVVFGRVIQGMDYVYAIEGGAGTYNGKPRKKVLITDSGEIPREKWGEEAD; encoded by the exons ATGCTGCGGAAGGCGGCCGTCGGGTTCCTCGCCTGCCTCGTGCTCTACCTCGCCTTCTCCTCCTACCTCCGTAGCCAG AGGGCTGCATATGTTCAGTTACCAGCAGTTACTCACAGGGTATACCTGGATGTGGAAATTGATGGCCAAAATATAG GTAGAATTGTCATTGGTCTTTATGGGGAAGTCGTGCCAAAAACAGTTG AAAATTTTAGAGCCCTTTGTACAG GTgaaaagggcgatgggcccaagggTAAACCTCTTCACTATAAAGGAACACCATTTCATCGAATCATCCCAGGTTTCATGATTCAGGGTGGTGACATAGTTAGAGGTGATGGGAAAGCAAGCGAATCTATATATGGAGGCACCTTCCCAGATGAGAATTTCAGTGTGAAACATACGCATCCAG GTGTTGTTGCTATGGCAAATTCTGGAACTGATTCCAATGGATCCCAGTTCTACATAACCACAATCAAGACAGGCTG GTTGGATGGGGAGCATGTAGTCTTTGGCAGGGTGATTCAGGGAATGGATTATGTCTACGCCATTGAAGGGGGCGCAGGCACTTACAACGGCAAGCCGAGGAAGAAGGTGCTGATCACTGACTCTGGTGAGATACCCAGGGAGAAATGGGGCGAGGAAGCAGACTGA